One genomic segment of Elgaria multicarinata webbii isolate HBS135686 ecotype San Diego chromosome 21, rElgMul1.1.pri, whole genome shotgun sequence includes these proteins:
- the RIT1 gene encoding GTP-binding protein Rit1, translating into MDPTGPRGPPGGVGAPAPAPPPQPREYKLVMLGAGGVGKSAMTMQFISHRFPEDHDPTIEDAYKMRIRIDDEPANLDILDTAGQAEFTAMRDQYMRAGEGFIICYSITDRRSFHEVREFKQLIYRVRRTDETPVVLVGNKSDLTQLRQVSKEEGSALAREFGCPFFETSAAFRYYIDDVFHTLVREIRRKEKEAVMALGKKSRPRASVWKRLKSPFRKKKNSVT; encoded by the exons ATGGACCCCACCGGGCCGCGGGGACCGCCTGGCGGGGTCGGGGCGCCGGCTCCTGCGCCGCCACCTCAGCCCCGGGAGTACAAGCTGGTGATGCTGGGCGCCGGCGGCGTCGGCAAGAGCG CTATGACCATGCAGTTCATTAGTCATCGTTTTCCAGAAGACCATGACCCCACCATCG AGGATGCTTATAAAATGCGGATACGGATTGATGATGAACCTGCTAATCTGGATATCTTGGACACAGCAGGCCAG GCAGAATTTACTGCCATGCGAGACCAGTACATGAGGGCAGGTGAAGGCTTTATTATCTGCTACTCAATCACGGACCGCCGAAGCTTCCATGAAGTGCGTGAGTTCAAACAGCTCATCTACCGTGTTCGGCGGACCGATGAGACTCCAGTAGTTCTTGTGGGGAACAAGTCTGATCTAACCCAACTTAGGCAG GTCTCCAAGGAAGAAGGCTCGGCCTTGGCGCGAGAGTTCGGCTGCCCTTTCTTTGAAACCTCAGCTGCTTTTCGCTACTATATCGATGATGTGTTTCATACACTTGTCCGTGAAATCcggaggaaggagaaagaagcTGTCATGGCTTTGGGGAAGAAATCTAGGCCTCGAGCAAGCGTATGGAAAagactgaaatcccctttccggAAGAAGAAGAATTCTGTGACATGA